The genomic interval aactgccaagacccccccccctcccactcttcaaccaagtaaaccaacttcctttcattctaacaacttaagctgttctgttaacctgctataagactttagggtcgtgtttccacaaactgtgcttgctttgcagaacagtatttcccatttaaggttactcatttaaatccggtcattgcattttcataattacattgtttgttttattccgttatttcgtgtttgttgttgtgttaggtgtaatgtctgtcttatgtcagttgtagtgttagctaggaataaatgcatgtcttttacataactttagcctccgtcattgagtgtctcataataagttcctgcctttgtgcgatcttgctacacgctctgaacctcaaactcgcctgaaacatcgcgagactctctctcatcggccgtgaggggggcttcgctacccattgtttacattacctggtgacgcagctcggtggacgagccttctaacccaggttactaagtgatactggtaattagtgaatcccatttaagtctcacattaacagactcacggggataccgcaatcgagtttggaggagccgaccattcggcataacaattgattaataatcggcattaaataataattaattaaactttaattaattcaaacatattggtggagatataaaaatttacctgagctaataattcctacactgcTTTTGATGTTAATGCACGACACAGGAACGTGCCACCCCAGTTATATGTCGACTACTTGGCTAGCGGGGACCCAGCTGTTAAATTTGTCGGGCcaccccagccatttcactaaaaacatttttttgccccTCTGCGTTTTTTCCGCGACGATTTTCTGAACTTtgaagtttttgtctttgtctattcTGATCTTTTGTAGCTCTTCTGCATAAAATGTGCCGTCTATGATCTCCTCATCATAATCTTTTATCCTGTACACCGGTGGTGATCTAGGCAGACGTTCGGTGACTGTGAAATACTCGTCCGTAAAAGTTTGCTCATATCCTTTGGTAAATTTCCCCCATGCTTTCGACACCCTGACCACATCACCGATATTAAACTTATAACGACGCTTTTCAGCTGCACCAGGCGTCACGCCATATATGTTGTTGAAAACCTGTCCGGCATTCTCCATATTCACCTCAACcggcttcattttaatggtgctatggcaggtgttattgtaagcactcgccagatcttgtacaatgtccacataccttcttgtattataagccgtaaaataacgccacattcgtgtctttaaagtgcggttaaatctttctactatggatgccttaacatcattaccggttgcaaaatgtattatcccgtgtttctccgtaagcttatgaaacgatgtgttaaaaaactctgtccctcgatcggtttgtagctttttgggtatccggccttcagagagaatgttttcaaacactttctttacCTCTGCACCTGTCTTGCTTTTAAGGCAGCGCACCCATGCGTATTTTGATAGAATATCTATACACGTCAACAGgtatttaaaatcatcattctggtccgcgtaagccgacatatccaccaagtcagcttgccattgagaatcgatattagtcacaaagactctattccttttaaagttaaatctgatcggtttatgtaatgtgtatgCATCTTCACCAGACAGCCATGTCGCAACTTGCTTCTTATCCACAGTATGTCCACTTTGGTCATTTATCTGTGACCTGTATAATCTATCGACACCACCAAATGAACCAGGGTTTGATGGCGTATAATAGACACGTTtcaagtgcttgttatccaTCTTGAACCTCTATCAATAatgacacaatgttttcatgactcaactcattttatttagaaaagcatgtaaaaattgccatccaatcacattttgacagacgtttACACACCAGCCAGAGTCTGCTCGAACTTGTGCATATCACAGAAATCACTAATTGCCCCATCTCCAGCACACTCATAATCTTTCCCTTCAACATCACGTTTCAGATCGCGTAATTTTTCCCGTACATTAATTTCGGGTTTAAGCTCAGAAATTACTGCCTCGACTGCACCTTGGACTTTGacaggtggggggtgagggtgaaACATCGCGACTGCTTTTGTGATAATATATTTAAACCATGGTCTATACAGTTTTTTcatcagcttttcaaaattgttacaGAAATAAAACGCTTCAGGTTCATAGAGGCACGTGTGCCTCCGCTGGCTCGGGTGATTCACAGAACAGCCGATACAGTTCGCCTTCAAGTCATCTTCGATGATCAGATCCAGAATACAGGCCAGTgaccctttgattatcttcataGCAGCATCAGTGATGCTCCCATCCACAGCATCTTCAGATAATGACAGTCCCGCAAAACGAGCGCTGAGCTCATCCATCGTCGGCAAAGGGGGCCTCGATGTGTCCATTAGGTTGGAGGTCTCCTGCGGAGGTTGCTGTTGTGACCCCGGCCACACAGCCCAGGTCGGGCTAGAAGGAGGTGGTGGCGGCAGGGGCCACTGCTGCAAGATCTGAGGACGCGGTGGCGGCAGGGGCCACTGCTGTAAGATCTGAGGAACCGGTGGCGGGGCCTCCAGTCGCAGCCCAAAACCTGATGCCCGAGGCAATGATGGGAATCGCAGGCCAGAAGGCGATGAAGGCTCCAGTAGGGTGGCTTCAGGAGATGTCAGTTCGCTCGCCATTGCTTGCTGGGAGATGTGTCTCGTCGTGAGTGCTTGCTCACAGGATGGCAGGGTTTTAATACGTTTTCAACATGGTCTTCTCTCATCTCATTGGTCGTCATCACCAGAAGTGGGCCGCCCACACTTTGTTCAAAATTTTTTCTCGAGCTTTATACAGATACATTCTTTATGCGAGAATATGCTGCACAGTGCTCCGTGCTTGCGCTGTCTCGACGGCTTGCGTGGAGCCCAAGTCGGGTTTAGCAGTACCAAGTTACGGGTAGGTGTCGCCGTCAAACTCGTTGCAAGCTCTGTCTGTATGATATCGGAAACAATTTGTCCTTCGGCCGCCATTTTTGCCACCGATTTGACAGAGACGCTGCTATTTAAGTGTCTCTACGTGGagagcgagtgagagagagagagagcccagAAAAGGTTTTACCTGGGGTGGGGTTCGAACCCACGCGGACATACGGCCATTGGTTCAGCCGTCGCCATTTtgaacgtgtgtctgcgtgagtgcgcCTGCGTCACGCGTGCTGCTCGCACGGGGCAACCATTCGACCCGCAAGTTTCAAACTGGCTGGCTGCATGCCGGCTTCGCTCCGTTGCGGGGctgaaatgtttgctggttaaatgttttcttcaacctaacactggtaaatatcgctaaaaggTTTTCTTGTTCTTTTTTAAATACGTTGGTATTTATTGCAGTGgactgcagtggacccgatggacccaggcgtcgattccctccactttcactgcgtgaggggtcaccattagcacctggtgtggtcccctccatctcggcgtgttCCATCTCTTTCGCCTCAGGTCACGAACCaacacccagctccctgggtcaagcggtgtcacagctcgtagtggttctccctctggagtcctccaataggcacgaacctggtcccaggctgcacctatcgcttgcCGCAAACCTGTAAGATAAGTCAGCAAGTCCCCATCCACAGTTTCCAGTGTGACATATcgcgagggagacaaaacacgcattggcCTTCCTGTCAACACTTCAAAAGGAGCCAACCCTGTTTGGCGGTGTGTCCTGGCTCGCATGAATAACAAAGCCAGGGGCAGGGCATCAACCCAGGGCAGGCcagtcgtctctgaaatttttgccaatttcagtttcagagtTTGATtcgccctctccaccatccccccaCTCGAGGGGTGATAGGCGCAATAATGTTTCAAATCAACTTGCATCCAATGGGACAATTTAGCCAGGGTCTCTGCAACAAATGCAGGACCAttgtctgtggtgattttagaTGGGATGCCCCACCGTGGAATCACCTCTTTTAGCAGACATTTAGCCACACTCAGAGCATCAGGGCGACGGCAAGGGAATGCCTCCACCCACCTGGAAAACAGATCTACAATCACCAAACAGTACTTGTATCCCCTGCACGGCGTTAGCTCAATGAAATCCATCTGCAGGTGATCGAACGGGCTTTGGGGACTCGGGGTCACTGCCGGGTCGGTTGGGATGCCCTTCCCCACATTGAATTTCATGCACACCATACACCTCCCGCAGAATTGGGCAGCAGCTGTGGCAAACCCAGGGGCATGCCACACCCGAGTCACAGCTGCCACCATCCCGTCACGAGACGCATGATCCAAGCCATGAACGGCTTTGGCCATTCCTGGATATGCAGATCTAGGAAGATAAGGTCGGTTAGTCCCAGAATGTCGCCACACGCCTTCCCCATCACACCGTGCACCGTTCCGTTTCCATCCGCGGAGCTCACCCTCTGTAGCACCTGTTTGAATCAAAACAAGGTCATTATCAGCGCATAGTTTATCAACATCCATTGCTAGCAAAACCTTATTCCCAAACCCAGTGGAGTCTTTAGCTAAACTTTTAGCCCACTGGTCTGCGAGATCATTCCCCTGACTGATTCCATCAGTCCGCTTTGTGTGGGCCTGGCACTTCACTATTGCCACCTGTTCGGGCAGCATGAGAGCGTCCAACAATTGCTCCACTAATTGATGATGCTGAATGGGTTTTCCAGTGCTGGTGCGAAAACCTCTCTGCTTCCACAATGCACCATGATCGTGACACACCCCGAAGGCGTATCTTGAGTCTGTGTAGATAGTGACTTTCTGTCCTTCAGCCAGTTTGCAGGCCTGTTGCAGTGCAAACAGCTCAGCCGCCTGTGCGGACCAATGTCTAGGCAGCTGCCCCCCGTCCACAAGTGATCCATCTCGCACCACAGCATAGGAGGTCGCTGGCGATCCATCCTCCAGCCGCAAAGAACTCCCATCAACAAACAGGATATTGCCTCCTTCCAGTGGGATGTCAGTCAGATCCGGCCTAGGTCTGCACACACAGTCGATGACCTGCAAACAATCATGCGGTTCCCCGTCCACCCCCGTGGGAAGGAGGGTCGCTGGATTCAAAGCAGAGCACCTCTCCACAGTCACATTTGCCAGTGTTAGCAAAACATTCTGATAATGCACTGATCGCGCAGGCGTCAAATGAGATGTCCTGGCCTGTGTCAGGATCGCGTGCACCGCATGGGGAACTCGAAGTGTCAGTGGATGCAGCTGCACCAGATCTGCACTCGCCATCACTGCCTCAGCTGTTGCAGCCACTGCTCGAAGGCAAGGTGGTAATGCTCGAGCCACCGAGTCCAAACGCTTTGAGTAGTAGGCAACCGGTTTGCACCTCCACCCGTGATACTGAGTCAGGACTGAAGTCATGAACCCCTTTTTCTCGTCCACATATTGCACAAATGGCTTTTGATAGTCAGGCACCCCCAAAGCTGGGGCTGACATTAACGCCTGCTTTAAGTCAATTAGGGCGTCTTCAGCTTCAGTCGTCcacgtcagtctgtctgtcagtcctaGCCCAATTGTCAAATCAACCAAGGGCTGTGACCTCTGTGCATAGTCCTGAATCCAAGGCCTGCAATAGCCAATCATGCCTAGGACTGAAAGCAATTGCTGTTTAGTCTTAGGTTTGGGCATCTCCTGTATGGATGCCACTCGGTCTGGTCCTAATGACCTTCCCTCACTTGTCAACACATGTCCAAGGTATTTAACCCTTTGAGACACCAGCTGCAGCTTTTCTTTTGAGGCTTTGTGCCCATTTTTCGCCAGGAAGTCTAACATAGCTATGGTGTCCTGTTTACAGGACTCACGAGTGTGAGAGCAAAGCAACAAAtcatccacatactgtaccagtgtGCTACCCCCAGGCGCAGTAAACCCCTCCAAATTTTTTGCCAGCTCCTGTCCATACACGCTAGGTGACTCTGTGTAgccctggggcatcactgtccaAGTCCACCTCTTCCCCTGAAAGGTGAAGGCGAACCAGTACTGGGAATCTGGATCTACTGGGATAGAGAAGAAAGCATTAGCCAAGTCAATGACAGAGAACCATTTAGCCTCCGCTGGTATGGAAGCCAGAATCGTGATTGGATTAGGTACAATAGGAGCTCTGGGGTGTATGGCTGCATTGACACCCCTCAAATCCTGTACAAATCTCCAAGTACCATTTGCCTTTTTCACAGGTAAGATAGGAGAATTAACTGGAGAATAGGCTATTTCCTTAATAGCCCCCCTTTTCACCAGATCTGCATgtacttctctcactccctccacTGCTTCTCTAGATAAGGGATACTGGGCCTTGTGAGGCCGAAAGTCAGACTTGGGGTGGACCACCAaaggctcagctgacaccacTCTGCCAAAATCATTTTTCCCTTTTGCCCACAAGCAATCTGGTACCTCCCCTAACCAGTCTGGCAGAGGATCAATACCTTTCCCCTTATCTTCTATTGCGtccccctttctctgtacctctaCGCACTGGTCTATTTTATACCTTTGCACCTGACCATCTCCACTCATCCACCTACCTTCCTCCACACGTACCCACTCAGTCCTTTTCTCACACTCAGCGACCCAGGGTCCTAAATCCTTCCATTCTAGTGACCCCTTTTTCCCATATGATACATGGGGGACCGAACCTCCCACATACCACTGTTTCTGGCCAGCTGACAAACGGACAGACGCAGCAGACTTGTCTTCTGCCACATAGAGATAATCAAGCACAACAGTCTCTCTCAGCTCTCCTGCAGCCTCAAAATCCCTCGTCCACTCAGCCCCTCCTTTTCCAAAGAACTGAGCAGTGCAATGCAATCTGTCAGGCTGATCTTGTCCTTCAGGGATACAGTCTCTCACGATTGTGTCATCCACTAGCCACCAAGCGGCAAAGTTAGCTTTCTCTGATAAGCAAAACAGTCCCAAAGCCTCTGAGGTCACTGTGAGACCGTCCACTCCCAGTTCTACCTTCATCCCCAGCTTCCCCATTAAGTCCCTCCCCAGCAGGTTGACAGGACAATGGGGGGAAACTAGGAACTGGTGCTGACACACAATGGACCCTGGGCTCCGTTCTACTAATAAAGGTTCTGTTTCTTCTAGGAATCCGGGGATTCCCGAGGCACCGATTATTTTTATAGTTCTGCCGGTGGTGGGGACTCCCGACACTTCCACCTCTCTGATTGTTGACCTTGTAGCTCCCGTATCCACGAGGAAAAGGATTTCCCTTCCCTCCACCCTCAATTTAAGCAATGGGTCATCTGTTAGGTGTCGGGTTAAGGCGATGAACTGACCCTCTTCACCACCCGTCCCCGCAATCTCCTATGGGGCAGGAGGAGTAGGCCATGCGGGGCCTTGTGCACCCAGAGTGGGGCACTGGCTGGCGAGATGTCCTTGCTGTTTGCAAACATAACACATCACAGGCCCTGGTCTCACttctccccctcctcctgctTGATTCCCCTGTGCAACCTGGGGCAGAGCAGGGCAGTTCCTGTAGAAGTGAGTGGGACTTCCGCAGTTCCAGCATTTCCTGTCCCCTCCTCTAGGTGGACCAGGTGGACCCTGGCCTCTACCTCgtcctctgcctctgccttggGGTTTCCCTGTAGCCAAGTTAGCCACCGCCTGAATGAGCATTTCATGTTCCTTCTcccttttcccttttttcttctcttcctgGATGCTTTTCCTTTTCTCTGTGTCTTTCAGATTCCGCTCGATGTTCTGGGCGAAAGCTCGCACACCAGCCATGTTTCTCTCCCTCCAGTCAGGGCAAACTTGCTTCAGGAGCTCTCGGATCTCGGGCTGCAGTCCTTCCACATAGAAGGCAGCCATCATTTGTCCCTGCTGTTCCACTCCTGTGCCTGAGTATTGTTCCATCAGGCTCTGCAAGCGGAGCTCCCAGTCATACACATCTTCTTTGTCGCCTTGCCGAGCTGCATGCAAACGGGACCAGTCAACCGTTGTGGGAAAACGGGACTTAAGAGCATTCTCCAGAGAGTTCATCTGCTGGGCCCACCTAGCATTGTCCAATCTCTGGATTCCAGTGTCCCAGGATACTCCCAGAGCAGCCCATGCCGGCCCCAACTTCTTCTTTAACACCTGGCTCAGCTCCCAAGCGCTGGGCTGGTACACTCCATCCATGTCCTTCACGGCTGCGTAGAACTGAATCCCCCCACTCTTCCGTGGGTTGGGCAGGGCCTCTGCCACATCCTTGATTTCACCAGGCTCCCAGTTCCGTTGCACCACCATGATAGGCCCACCTTCGAGTCGGGGGTTCGGGACCTGCATCAGAGGAAATTGGTGCTTTCCTTCTTTCTTCCCTTTACGCTGCAGACGGCGTGAACGACCTTTACTATCCCGGCCTTTGGATACTTCCTCCTCGGCCTCCTCgtcatcttcctcatcctcctcgtcATAGGAAGATTCTTCCTGCTTTACAGAGGGCCCTGGACCCCTTTCTGCAGCAGGTGCAGAGGGCTCTGCTCTTCCTGGAGGAGGCGGGACTTGGGCAGGAGGGTGAGGTgcaggaggcggcggtggaAGAGGGGACACTTCAGGCAGGACCGGATACAGGAGATCAGAGTTAGGCTTTCTCCTCCTCTCAGCATCAGCAGCAGCCACAGgcggagaaacagcagcagtcgGATCGGCCCCCCTTTCCTCTCTGCTAATCATTACACGGCTTTCCTTATCACTTAGCTGTTCCCTAGGTTTCCTAGCTCTCAACAAGGCCACAGACTTCCACCGAAAATAATATTCTGGCCTGTACATTCCCCTGTTACAACAACCATGTCCTCTCCTTTCCAGCAATGTTTCACAACATTCTATTTCCCATATGTTTAGAGTGCCCTCCTTTGGCCATCTACCCCCAGTCTGACGGTTCCAATTTCTACAAGCCTTCTTTAGTCTCAGGCCAGTAACCCGTTCCATTATCTGCCTTGGGGACTGTTTCCCCTTATCCCCTTTATCACATTTCCTCATTATCTCTCCCTCGATCTCTGAGTCCCTTTCAGGAGGGTGTGAATGTTTACTTGACGCACTCCCCATATCTACCCTTTGACAAATGGCGTTGCACACAAGACCTATGAAATATCTGTTCTGACCCTGATATCCTACAAACTCCCCTTCTCAAGGCAGTTGCTGTCTGTACAAAGCACGCAGCTGCTGGGTGGTCACTAAACTAAACAAGACACCTTGTTACTGGGTGACGAAAGAATCAAAAAGAACTAAGTGTTATTCCAAACATTTAGTGTCctaaaagcaaattaacaagCCTATCCCAGTATATCTCAGGTCCAACACATGATTCCCCAGACACTATTTGCTATATTAGTCCACAGGGCTATTCCACTATTCCCTTTAATGTTAGCACCTGCATGCGACAGCGTGGAGCAAATCAACTTCATGTATTGTTTATCCCACTGAGGATACTGCACCTGGGAGACCCCACACCCTTTACCACGTACGCATTCTCCAAAACCCATACACCCTATCAACAAACACCTTTATACTCCCGTGGGACCGAGAGTGGGCCAAACCCCGAACAGTGCCTCAGCCCAGTGCCAGGGGTCTACGACAGCGCCTGTCTTAGGTTgttcctgtcctcacacaggAATCTTACCCGTCCTTGGCCTGTTACGCAGTGCTGTGCTACTGCATGCAATACATTCACTGTCCAGCCTTCACCACACAATGCCGCACCACGCAGAGCACACACCACCCTGCCCTCTGCCCCTGCTGCACCAAGCCTTATCACCGTCGTGTCTGGACCCCCTGCGGGTGACGACTTCCCTGCCGCCTTCCTTGTGCCCCGtcacacaaatatacagtggCGCCACCAAAATCACGGACTTTCCCAAAGGTCTCGTGCATCCACCTCTTCCACGTAATAGGTCACTCAGgtctccacttggacagcaccctTTCCCTACTACAGGCGGATGAGCGCTCTCCCACCGGCCTCCCTAACCGTGGTCAGCGCTTCCCCGTGCTTGGATCCCCTCAGTCACGGCGGACTTTCAcataacacactcaaacactaccaaacacataaccttcagcaacaagcaaagcagcagcaagaatgactaaacagagaagcctttatctcaccaaaacaggtCCGGCCAAATCAGTCTCAGGAATGTTCAGGTCTGGGACAGCGTGGTCTCCGTTGTTCCTTGACGAGGGACTGGGCCAATCCTCAATCTCTTCAGGATATGGTCCCGTCCGGCTCTAAGCTATGGCCGTACCCGCTTCTCTTGCAGGATCCCTCCGTCTGGAACAAGCAGAGAACTCAgctgccccacgttgggcgccaaactgtggtagaaaaattataaatcaaggacttagaataaaagtctggacctcttaggttggtgagtaaagaaaatctcttttattccagcaagttcagcaaagcgctcccatcacactctggcacttggtaccaagtcacccccggcccacagagcaaccagtagataaaacataactaccaggacttctaagtcctgattggtcatgaaacatcaacaaactaagctgaaacgtataacaaacacaattctcctgctccattggttcactttggtagcaaggtaaagtccacccattgtacgcaacttactggagacagcctcggcttctagactctacatgagatatgtatatagatattagttatatgacattgaatcattgttaatgtttgattaatgattaacacattgacgtattgtctctgaatcactggaaatacatggttaacatatgattagtatgattaacataagtatgattaacatgatacgatcaattgcatataacatattatatattgactactactactctattaagctataactctttgtgcaccagttggggtggcttcgagtctcttcctgcaagtggtttctccccccctttgctccactgtctgcccctccaaggtccgagcttctgcggagccaactgcaggcagctatcacaaagcgaggtcacacagtattcaaaacaatctcttctggcctaaggcctaagacataacagacccaatatgcctcccctcccgggcctactaatgtccaattttacttccacaatatatatatatcaattaGTGACAGAAtaaaatttattgtttttggtcaATTTTGACAGCTGTTTGGGGGATTATTTTATGAGGCCAAACTCTTTCTACTTTGCTGTAGGCCTATACTGAAAGGCTGAATACGTTAAAGCCTACCTAATCGCTGTAGCCGGCCGGatgaacaaataaaattaaaactttatgAATAAATAGGATATCTTGTAAGATACTGCATGATCCAAATATTGTAttatttgatacatttttaaagttttcattacattttgggCATGAAATCCACGCTGAATCCACCCTTCTGATGGGATCAGTTTAATCCAGATTTTTTGGATCAAAGTGATCCAAATCCtacaaaaaagttctgaaaaacCCAAACTAAAGGTTTGATCCGGATCAAAACCACGATTGGATTACGTGATCTAATCCGATTATGTAATCcgttttttcttttgaaaaacCCATTTTCAAGATTTGATCCAATCCGTTATCCAAAATCCTAGTGGATTACTTTTGAAAAACTGGGCCCTGATGTTAAACCTgtaaagaaatgcattttaaataaaagagGGAAAAGTATTCAGACTCTCTGAGGCTCTGTGTATTTTACTATGGTAATCGTTTCTTTTACCCAGAGCTGGTTATGTGGCTTTGCTTTCTCCAGCTGCTGGGTATTCCTTCCAGGTGAGTGAAGCACAATGTAGGAGACACCCTGTAAGCAATGCCAGTCCAACACAGGCAACACAATGGACAAGTAGGTGGTTTCTGGACAGTGGGAGGAAACACAGAAATGGGTGCAGGATTTAATCCCCCATCCCTGAAGATGTGTGACCCTCTGCTTAGCTGCTGGGTATGTCTTAGGATAATTTCCGATAAATTACTTAGATTTTCAAAGGAGAACAATGCAAATCCTGTAACTGCTATGTGAACATGCAGTTTGGAGTGGGGGTGTCTTTCACTGTCAGACCACTGGTTTGCAATATACAAATGAGCtgattgtgtgtatgtatgtagcTGAGAATGTGACAAAAGGGTGCAAATAGGCGACAGAACACAGTAGTCTGTTCTGCACAGCATTTATTCACTGGTATTATCATACCACACGCAGGCCGAACCAGGAAACATGTAGCTTGCTGGCCCTGTCTATCAGCAATAGGGGTGCCagtaaacaacaacaatatctGGCAGTTAATAGAACACTTTACTTAATGAACCAATGTCACATGTAATGAAGCATCAGAGCTCAGTCCGGAGTGGTTAGGCCCTCTTGACCTCAGCGTAAGTCGTGTCCCTGTCCATGTTCGGTCGGCATACAGGAGAATGGGCACTTGACACTTGGCTAGGAAAGATCACTTCTCCATACTTACATCTGTTTTGGACTGGGGAACCACCTGCTTTCCTGAAGAAACCTATTTCTGCATAGTTTAActcctgggaaaaaaaaactatcattTGTTGCTAATTAGAAATGTTCAGCAAAACAtccataaataaatatcaaatgTAAAATGTCTTCTGACAAAAACAATGGGACTGAATGGCATTCTTTTTGTGGTGATTAAAGCACCAAAAAAGTCACTTAAAATTCAACAGCAAAGTGTCTTTCCAGAAGTCATGACCTGATTACTCAAAATAATTCACAAATTTTGTAGTGATcagtttaatgtaggaactatttAACTCCACACACCAACCATATCACTGTGCCAAAATCAGCGCCACGGCACGCGTGCTCCTGACGATGTGACTGGATGTAAAACCAATGCCTTCCACAGCGGCTGAGCTCTCATGTTATCTAGCTCAGTAGTGTTAGATGAGCTAGCAGTTAGCataccacctaatccatgtcagaaaGGACACTTTGaactaggacaggatttgtaaactaccatttcagtCAAAAGGatctggatttcacttaagcactgagtgagtgctgactctgtgctgattggtcagtctcctaaaatcatgcatgtgtcactaatgttaatgtgaaatagCTGGATGAGACTTTCAATCAAGAAAACAAACCAGTTAATAAAGCACAGGagcttttcagttttaaagtagtttgtaaaatctgaagtagctcaaagtgtcctttCTGACACAGATTAGTTGGTAATCCTAGTTAGCAGTATTAGTTAGCATCAGCTCCCAACATTAACAAATAGCAACAATACTATCTTAGATAAGGGGCCGTTTGTCACTGTCGGGCATAAGgtgagccgggaagcaggcgacagcagccagg from Paramormyrops kingsleyae isolate MSU_618 chromosome 9, PKINGS_0.4, whole genome shotgun sequence carries:
- the LOC140592483 gene encoding uncharacterized protein, which produces MGKLGMKVELGVDGLTVTSEALGLFCLSEKANFAAWWLVDDTIVRDCIPEGQDQPDRLHCTAQFFGKGGAEWTRDFEAAGELRETVVLDYLYVAEDKSAASVRLSAGQKQWYVGGSVPHVSYGKKGSLEWKDLGPWVAECEKRTEWVRVEEVDPDSQYWFAFTFQGKRWTWTVMPQGYTESPSVYGQELAKNLEGFTAPGGSTLVQYVDDLLLCSHTRESCKQDTIAMLDFLAKNGHKASKEKLQLVSQRVKYLGHVLTSEGRSLGPDRVASIQEMPKPKTKQQLLSVLGMIGYCRPWIQDYAQRSQPLVDLTIGLGLTDRLTWTTEAEDALIDLKQALMSAPALGVPDYQKPFVQYVDEKKGFMTSVLTQYHGWRCKPVAYYSKRLDSVARALPPCLRAVAATAEAVMASADLVQLHPLTLRVPHAVHAILTQARTSHLTPARSVHYQNVLLTLANVTVERCSALNPATLLPTGVDGEPHDCLQVIDCVCRPRPDLTDIPLEGGNILFVDGSSLRLEDGSPATSYAVVRDGSLVDGGQLPRHWSAQAAELFALQQACKLAEGQKVTIYTDSRYAFGVLQRVSSADGNGTVHGVMGKACGDILGLTDLIFLDLHIQEWPKPFMAWIMRLVTGWWQL